From Sardina pilchardus chromosome 9, fSarPil1.1, whole genome shotgun sequence, a single genomic window includes:
- the synpra gene encoding synaptoporin: protein MCMVIFAPLFAIFAFATCGGYSGQLRVSVDCINKADSNLSIGINFGYPFRLHQVSFEAPVCEGRAQERLYLVGDFSSSAQFFVTIAVFSFLYSLLATVVYIFYQNKYRENNRGPLIDFIVTVVFSFMWLVSSSAWAKGLSDVKVATDPDEVVLLMSACKVQGNKCGSIYGPIWSGLNTSVVFGYLNFVLWAGNIWFVFKETGWHKGGPHGYPGGGLEKQPTGFNQPAYNQPPYNQPPYNQPPYNQPPYSPAGFNRPLSYHQPAGFSSQGDLGQSLDYSQVGGPTSYSNQM, encoded by the exons CTTTTTGCCATCTTCGCCTTCGCAACATGCGGTGGCTACTCTGGCCAGCTGCGGGTTAGCGTTGACTGCATCAACAAGGCGGACAGCAACCTCAGCATTGGCATCAACTTTGGTTACCCCTTCAG ATTGCACCAGGTGTCTTTCGAGGCCCCGGTTTGTGAGGGGAGGGCACAGGAGCGCCTGTACCTGGTGGGGgacttctcttcctctgcccaGTTCTTTGTCACCATCGCCGTGTTTTCCTTCCTCTACTCTCTGTTGGCCACGGTTGTTTACATCTTCTATCAGAACAAGTACAGAGAGAACAACAGGGGGCCTCTCATT GACTTCATTGTGACCGTGGTGTTCTCCTTCATGTGGCTGGTCAGCTCCTCAGCTTGGGCTAAAGGTCTCTCGGACGTCAAAGTGGCTACGGATCCAGATGAGGTGGTCCTGCTGATGTCCGCCTGCAAAGTCCAGGGCAACAAGTGCGGCTCTATTTACGGACCCATCTGGTCTGGTCTCAACACATCTGTG GTCTTTGGGTACCTGAACTTTGTGCTGTGGGCGGGCAACATCTGGTTCGTCTTCAAAGAGACGGGCTGGCACAAGGGTGGCCCGCACGGGTACCCAGGGGGTGGCTTGGAAAAACAGCCCACTGGCTTCAACCAGCCGGCCTACAACCAGCCACCCTACAACCAGCCTCCCTACAACCAACCGCCCTACAACCAGCCTCCATACAGCCCAGCGGGCTTCAACCGACCACTCAGCTACCACCAACCAGCCGGCTTCAGCAGCCAAGGTGACCTGGGCCAGTCGTTAGACTACAGCCAGGTGGGAGGGCCCACCTCATACTCCAACCAGATGTGA
- the LOC134091954 gene encoding sentan-like, with protein MAALVLVFYSSAGPDGRVSREAVKEIFLTQFQAFTRGQESKASYKEVMRELESHGEGTMALEDFLLLTLSLSVTSDLLDAIQEAAGQRHR; from the exons ATGGCAGCTCTGGTGCTGGTCTTTTACAGCTCTGCAGGTCCAGATGGCCGAGTCAGCAGAGAAGCCGTTAAAGAGATATTCCTGACACAGTTTCAGGCTTTCACACGG GGCCAGGAGTCGAAGGCCTCGTACAAGGAGGTCATGAGGGAGCTGGAGAGTCACGGCGAAGGCACGATGGCGCTGGAGGACTTCCTGCTGCTCACCCTCAGCCTGTCCGTCACCTCCGATCTGCTGGACGCCATCCAGGAGGCGGCTGGACAGCGGCATCGATAG